A single Salmo trutta chromosome 14, fSalTru1.1, whole genome shotgun sequence DNA region contains:
- the LOC115207429 gene encoding mitochondrial glutamate carrier 1 → MSHQQQISLPAKLINGGIAGIVGVTCVFPIDLVKTRLQNQRQGQQIYKNMLDCLIKTVRSEGYFGMYRGAAVNLTLVTPEKAIKLAANDFFRQHLSKNGKGLTVFKEMLAGCGAGICQVVITTPMEMLKIQLQDAGRLAAQQRMPAMMSPTKLAATNTVLSRSYNVGPSPAARAVSATQIARDLLHTQGIQGLYKGLGATLMRDVPFSMVYFPLFAHLNRLGQPSRDESAPFYWAFLSGCLAGSTAAVAVNPCDVVKTRLQSLSKGANEESYNGVVDCVSKIMRKEGPFAFLKGAGCRALVIAPLFGIAQVMYFIGIGEFILDQSPFNYLSA, encoded by the exons ATGTCTCACCAGCAACAGATCAG CCTTCCTGctaaactgatcaatggtggtaTTGCTGGCATTGTTGGGGTCACCTGTGTGTTTCCCATCGACCTTGTAAAGACCAGGTTACAGAACCAGAGGCAAGGTCAGCAGATCTACAAGAACAT GCTGGACTGCCTCATTAAGACTGTTCGATCAGAAGGATACTTTGGCATGTATAGAG GTGCTGCTGTGAATCTGACCTTGGTCACTCCTGAGAAGGCCATCAAACTAGCCGCAAATGACTTCTTCCGCCAGCATCTTAGCAAAAATGG GAAAGGCTTGACGGTGTTTAAGGAGATGTTGGCAGGTTGTGGTGCAGGCATATGCCAGGTTGTCATTACTACTCCTATGGAAATGCTTAAGATTCAACTTCAGGACGCAGGGAGGCTAG CGGCTCAGCAGAGAATGCCAGCCATGATGTCTCCCACTAAGCTGGCTGCCACTAACACAGTGCTGAGCAGGTCCTACAACGTGGGGCCCAGTCCTGCAGCCAGGGCAGTGTCTGCTACCCAGATCGCCCGGGACCTTCTGCACACACAAGGCATCCAGGGCCTCTACAAAGGCCTCGGGGCCACCCTCATGAG AGATGTTCCCTTCTCCATGGTCTACTTCCCACTGTTCGCCCACCTTAACCGGCTGGGCCAGCCCTCTCGAGATGAATCAGCACCCTTCTACTGGGCATtcttgtctggctgtctggctggctccaCTGCAGCTGTGGCAGTCAATCCTTGTGATG TTGTAAAAACGAGATTGCAGTCTCTGAGCAAAGGGGCCAACGAGGAGAGCTACAATGGTGTGGTTGACTGCGTCAG TAAGATCATGCGTAAGGAGGGTCCCTTTGCCTTTCTGAAGGGAGCAGGATGCAGGGCGCTGGTCATCGCTCCTCTCTTCGGCATTGCACAGGTCATGTATTTTATTGGCATCGGAGAGTTCATCCTGGACCAGTCACCTTTCAACTACTTGTCTGCATGA